One region of Cobetia sp. cqz5-12 genomic DNA includes:
- a CDS encoding urease subunit beta encodes MIPGEYQVADGEISLCEDRLRTTLSVGNRGDRPIQIGSHYHFAEANPALVFDREAALGQRLDIAAGTAIRFEPGQTRDVTLIPFAGSRHIYGFRGEVMGQLKDDGSVER; translated from the coding sequence ATGATTCCCGGTGAATATCAGGTGGCGGACGGCGAGATCTCTCTCTGTGAGGACCGCCTGCGCACCACGCTCTCGGTCGGCAATCGCGGCGACCGACCGATCCAGATCGGCTCGCACTATCACTTTGCCGAGGCCAATCCGGCGTTGGTGTTCGATCGCGAGGCCGCCCTCGGACAGCGCCTGGACATCGCCGCCGGAACGGCGATTCGCTTCGAGCCCGGGCAGACGCGTGACGTCACGCTGATCCCCTTCGCCGGCAGTCGCCATATCTATGGCTTCCGTGGCGAGGTGATGGGACAGCTCAAGGATGACGGCAGTGTCGAGCGCTGA
- the ureA gene encoding urease subunit gamma, whose protein sequence is MELTPRDKDKLLLFTAALLAERRKAKGLKLNYPESIALISAEILEGAREGLSVAELMGRGAEVLTRDDVMEGIAEMIPEVQVEATFPDGTKLVTVHNPIV, encoded by the coding sequence ATGGAACTGACGCCAAGAGACAAGGACAAGCTGTTGCTGTTTACCGCAGCGCTGCTGGCCGAACGCCGCAAGGCCAAGGGCCTCAAGCTCAACTATCCGGAATCCATCGCGTTGATCAGCGCCGAGATTCTGGAAGGCGCACGCGAAGGATTGAGTGTGGCTGAGCTGATGGGGCGCGGGGCAGAGGTGCTGACCCGTGATGACGTGATGGAAGGCATCGCCGAGATGATTCCCGAGGTGCAGGTCGAGGCGACCTTCCCGGATGGCACCAAGCTGGTGACCGTTCACAACCCCATCGTGTGA
- a CDS encoding urease accessory protein UreD, with protein sequence MISADGATDVASGHRFDDQRQWQASLALRFETDTRDGAGPITRLTRRRHHGPLRVQRPFYPEGRHGCCHVYLLHPPGGLVSGDALHITAEIEEGAQVLLTTPAAAKLYKADRNGVAWGQHTHLKVADGATLEWLPQETLAFNGSRGEQTTTLELEGNARCLGWEVLALGRPVGELPFVSGHLEQRFRLTRDGKPVWIERQSLDPLHVRFMGRWGQGGCSVQATLWAVGLNDEPEAIEALREAMPASPRWAVTRREGVLLLRYLGHERNEAWALCQQAWQILRPLMTGREAQVPRIWLT encoded by the coding sequence ATGATTTCTGCAGACGGCGCGACGGATGTCGCGTCCGGCCATCGCTTCGATGATCAGCGTCAGTGGCAGGCCTCGCTGGCGCTGCGCTTCGAGACCGACACCCGCGATGGCGCAGGCCCCATCACGCGACTGACGCGTCGTCGTCATCACGGCCCGCTGCGCGTGCAGCGCCCGTTCTATCCGGAAGGCCGCCACGGCTGCTGCCATGTCTATCTGCTGCACCCTCCCGGCGGGCTGGTCAGTGGTGATGCGCTGCATATCACGGCAGAGATCGAGGAAGGCGCGCAGGTGCTGTTGACCACGCCGGCGGCGGCCAAGCTCTACAAGGCGGATCGCAATGGCGTGGCCTGGGGCCAGCATACGCACCTCAAGGTCGCCGACGGCGCCACCCTGGAATGGCTGCCTCAGGAAACGCTGGCCTTCAATGGCTCGCGCGGCGAGCAGACCACCACCCTCGAGCTTGAGGGCAATGCTCGCTGTCTGGGCTGGGAGGTGCTGGCGCTGGGCCGGCCCGTCGGTGAGCTGCCCTTCGTCAGCGGCCATCTGGAACAACGCTTTCGCCTGACGCGTGACGGCAAGCCAGTGTGGATCGAGCGTCAGTCGCTGGACCCGCTGCATGTGCGCTTCATGGGGCGCTGGGGGCAGGGTGGCTGCAGTGTCCAGGCCACGCTGTGGGCGGTGGGACTTAACGATGAGCCGGAGGCCATCGAGGCCCTGCGCGAGGCGATGCCTGCCTCTCCGCGATGGGCGGTGACGCGCCGCGAGGGCGTGCTGCTGCTGCGCTATCTCGGCCATGAACGCAACGAGGCCTGGGCACTGTGCCAGCAGGCATGGCAGATCCTGCGCCCCTTGATGACCGGGCGCGAGGCACAGGTGCCACGTATCTGGCTGACCTGA
- the urtE gene encoding urea ABC transporter ATP-binding subunit UrtE, whose amino-acid sequence MLSIESLNQFYGESHTLWDLTLEIPAGQCTCVMGRNGVGKTTLMKCIMGEESVRDGKLLYRAEGEGGSGENISGDASGHEPLDLTRRKLEERARLGVGYVPQGRQIFPMMTVEENLRTGLAVRRDGLRQIPERIYELFPVLKEMRHRRGGDLSGGQQQQLAIGRALVIEPRLLILDEPGEGIQPNIVAQIGEVIRRLIKEDGLTVLLVEQKLPFARKYADRFVIMDRGRRVAEGEIAALSDELIKQHLTV is encoded by the coding sequence CTGCTGAGCATCGAGTCGCTCAATCAGTTCTACGGCGAGAGTCATACGCTGTGGGATCTCACGCTGGAGATTCCCGCCGGCCAATGCACCTGCGTGATGGGCCGCAACGGCGTCGGCAAGACCACCTTGATGAAGTGCATCATGGGTGAGGAGAGTGTCCGTGACGGCAAGCTGCTGTATCGCGCCGAGGGCGAGGGCGGTAGTGGTGAGAACATCAGTGGCGATGCCAGTGGCCACGAGCCCCTTGACCTGACACGTCGCAAGCTCGAGGAGCGCGCCCGCCTGGGCGTCGGCTATGTCCCCCAGGGGCGTCAGATTTTCCCGATGATGACGGTGGAAGAGAACCTGCGCACCGGGCTCGCCGTACGTCGTGATGGGCTGCGTCAGATTCCCGAGCGCATCTATGAGCTGTTTCCCGTGCTCAAGGAGATGCGCCACCGGCGCGGGGGCGACCTGTCCGGCGGCCAGCAGCAACAGCTCGCCATCGGCCGCGCGCTGGTGATCGAGCCGCGGCTGCTGATCCTCGATGAGCCCGGCGAAGGCATCCAGCCCAATATCGTCGCCCAGATAGGCGAGGTCATTCGCCGCCTGATCAAGGAAGACGGCCTGACGGTGCTGCTGGTCGAGCAGAAGCTGCCCTTCGCGCGCAAGTACGCCGATCGCTTCGTGATCATGGATCGCGGCCGGCGGGTGGCCGAAGGCGAGATCGCGGCGCTGTCCGATGAATTGATCAAGCAGCACCTGACCGTATGA
- the urtD gene encoding urea ABC transporter ATP-binding protein UrtD, translated as MSLLKEMATRDRVFDFLSPRVSPVDVTHGPILYLEDVSVSFDGFKAINDLNLTIDDGELRCIIGPNGAGKTTMMDIITGKTRPDSGSVWFGSRHDLLHMSEPEIATLGIGRKFQKPTVFEALSVFENLELAMATDKRIFPTLTARMTGETRDRIEEVLQTIHLKEWHAREAGILSHGQKQWLEIGMLLMQKPRLLLVDEPVAGMTEQEMERTAELLTSLAGRQSVVVVEHDMGFVRSIARKVTVLHQGSVLAEGSMDAVSSDPKVVEVYLGESDG; from the coding sequence ATGAGCCTGTTGAAAGAGATGGCCACGCGGGATCGCGTGTTCGACTTCCTGTCCCCGCGCGTCTCGCCGGTGGATGTGACCCACGGGCCGATCCTCTATCTGGAGGATGTCAGTGTCAGCTTCGATGGCTTCAAGGCGATCAACGACCTCAACCTGACCATCGACGATGGTGAGCTGCGCTGCATCATCGGCCCCAACGGCGCCGGCAAGACGACGATGATGGACATCATCACCGGCAAGACGCGCCCCGACAGTGGCTCGGTGTGGTTCGGCAGCCGCCACGATCTGCTGCACATGAGTGAGCCCGAGATCGCCACCCTGGGCATCGGCCGCAAGTTCCAGAAGCCCACCGTCTTCGAGGCGCTCAGCGTGTTCGAGAATCTCGAACTCGCGATGGCCACCGACAAGCGCATCTTCCCGACCCTGACCGCGCGCATGACCGGCGAGACTCGGGATCGGATCGAGGAAGTGCTGCAGACGATTCATCTCAAGGAATGGCATGCGCGCGAGGCGGGCATCCTGTCCCACGGCCAGAAGCAGTGGCTGGAGATCGGCATGCTGTTGATGCAGAAACCACGTCTGCTGCTGGTCGATGAGCCGGTGGCCGGTATGACCGAGCAGGAGATGGAGCGCACCGCGGAGCTGCTGACCAGCCTGGCGGGACGCCAGTCGGTGGTGGTGGTCGAGCATGACATGGGCTTCGTGCGCTCCATCGCGCGCAAGGTCACGGTGCTGCATCAGGGCTCGGTACTGGCGGAAGGCAGCATGGATGCGGTATCGAGCGACCCCAAGGTCGTCGAGGTCTACCTGGGAGAGAGTGACGGATGA
- the urtC gene encoding urea ABC transporter permease subunit UrtC produces MPDSRSWLARPFTERSTQIFLAVLTLSVLAITLLHVLLPENNPLHVSTFTVTLLGKYLCYALLAVAVDLVWGYLGILSLGHGAFFALGGYAMGMYLMREIGDRGVYGNPELPDFMVFLNWQELPWFWQGFDMPAFAFLMVLLAPGLLALVFGFLAFRSRVTGVYLSIITQALTFALMLAFFRNEMGFGGNNGLTDFKDILGFDLRTDAVRIALFIASGVALGLGYLLCRGIVGSKLGRVSIACRDAEARTRFLGYRVERVQLFIFVVSAMLAGVAGALYVPQVGIINPGEFSPLFSIEVVVWVALGGRATLYGAVLGALIVNYAKTVFTGIMPDAWLFALGGLFVLVTVLLPKGIAGLFAQRGWGRRSSSRAKIDPTNATRPTEQEATA; encoded by the coding sequence ATGCCTGATTCACGTTCCTGGCTGGCGCGCCCCTTCACGGAGCGCTCCACCCAGATATTCCTGGCGGTGCTGACACTGTCAGTACTCGCGATCACGCTGCTGCATGTGCTGCTGCCCGAGAATAACCCGCTGCATGTCAGCACCTTCACCGTCACCTTGCTGGGCAAGTACCTGTGCTATGCGCTGCTGGCGGTGGCGGTGGATCTCGTCTGGGGCTACCTGGGTATCCTCAGCCTGGGCCACGGCGCCTTCTTCGCGCTGGGCGGTTACGCCATGGGCATGTATTTGATGCGCGAGATCGGTGATCGCGGCGTCTATGGCAATCCGGAGCTTCCGGATTTCATGGTCTTCCTCAACTGGCAGGAGCTGCCGTGGTTCTGGCAGGGCTTTGACATGCCGGCCTTCGCCTTCCTGATGGTGCTGCTGGCACCGGGGCTGCTGGCGCTGGTGTTCGGCTTCCTCGCCTTCCGCTCCCGCGTCACCGGCGTCTATCTCTCGATCATCACCCAGGCGCTGACCTTCGCCTTGATGCTGGCGTTCTTCCGCAACGAGATGGGCTTTGGCGGCAACAACGGCCTGACCGACTTCAAGGACATTCTCGGCTTCGATCTGCGCACGGATGCGGTACGCATCGCGCTGTTCATCGCCAGTGGCGTGGCGCTGGGGCTCGGTTATCTGCTGTGTCGCGGCATCGTCGGCTCCAAGCTCGGGCGCGTGAGCATCGCCTGTCGCGACGCCGAGGCGCGCACGCGCTTTCTGGGCTATCGCGTCGAACGTGTCCAGCTGTTCATCTTCGTGGTCTCGGCGATGCTGGCCGGAGTGGCGGGAGCGCTGTATGTGCCGCAGGTCGGCATCATCAATCCCGGCGAGTTCTCGCCGCTGTTCTCCATCGAGGTGGTGGTGTGGGTGGCGCTCGGTGGCCGTGCGACGCTCTACGGCGCCGTGCTGGGCGCGTTGATCGTCAATTACGCCAAGACGGTGTTCACCGGCATCATGCCGGACGCCTGGCTGTTCGCTCTCGGCGGTCTGTTCGTGCTGGTCACCGTGCTGTTGCCCAAGGGCATCGCCGGTCTGTTCGCCCAGCGTGGCTGGGGCAGACGCTCGTCGTCCAGGGCGAAGATTGATCCGACGAACGCGACTCGTCCCACCGAGCAGGAGGCCACTGCATGA
- the urtB gene encoding urea ABC transporter permease subunit UrtB produces MSISVATMFRWCWQRMLLICLLSFPLFAAAQSESATGQSARLSDSAAQTLLTRLAEARNPAKPAVIDEIAVSGDERARGWLEAFSSSKLARLKSGERFLIIDNNRGREWAVSDALSGDSAGKVSRRELETLRSNNTLRGHIDGVLSMIDLSSPEAEVRLAAARGLRGSVDERMAERLPSLIEQEADADIRDTLAEALAIQQLEATGDPAALETLSGSLNAAAIAAINGAAASDDPQLAQAAKVALAGIEQKLKLNSGLETLYFGLSLGSVLVLAAIGLAITFGVMGVINMAHGELIMLGAYTTWGMQQLLPGQPGLALLLSIPAGFLVAAAVGVIIERSVIQHLKGRPLETLLATFGISLILQQLVRTTISPLNRIVVTPEWMSGSLMINEALSLTLNRLYIIGFALFVFAGLMLIMRRTRLGLEVRAVTQNRAMARSMGIKATRVDIMTFALGSGVAGLAGVALSQITNVGPNLGQNYIIDSFMVVVFGGVGNLWGTLVAGMSLGLLNQFLEPWAGAVLAKIVVLVFIILFIQKRPRGLFPQKGRAAEG; encoded by the coding sequence ATGTCTATCTCCGTTGCAACGATGTTCCGCTGGTGCTGGCAGAGGATGCTGCTGATCTGTCTTCTGTCCTTCCCCCTTTTTGCCGCTGCCCAGTCCGAATCCGCGACTGGGCAGTCAGCGCGTCTGTCTGACAGCGCTGCCCAGACCTTGCTGACCCGACTTGCCGAAGCGCGCAATCCCGCCAAGCCGGCCGTGATCGATGAGATCGCCGTGAGCGGTGATGAGCGCGCGCGTGGCTGGCTGGAAGCCTTCTCCTCAAGCAAGCTGGCTCGCCTCAAGAGCGGCGAGCGTTTCCTGATCATCGACAACAATCGCGGCCGCGAATGGGCCGTTTCCGACGCCCTGTCCGGCGACTCCGCCGGCAAGGTCTCGCGACGTGAACTCGAGACGCTGCGCAGCAACAACACGCTGCGTGGCCACATCGATGGTGTGCTGTCGATGATCGACCTGTCGTCCCCGGAAGCCGAGGTCAGACTCGCGGCGGCGCGCGGCCTGCGCGGCAGTGTCGATGAGCGCATGGCCGAGCGGCTGCCAAGCCTGATCGAGCAGGAAGCCGATGCTGATATCCGCGACACCCTGGCGGAGGCGCTCGCCATCCAGCAGCTGGAAGCCACTGGCGACCCTGCGGCGCTGGAGACGCTCTCCGGCAGCCTGAACGCCGCCGCCATCGCCGCCATCAATGGCGCCGCGGCCAGTGATGACCCGCAGCTGGCCCAGGCCGCCAAGGTGGCGCTGGCCGGTATCGAGCAGAAGCTGAAGCTCAACAGCGGGCTCGAGACGCTCTACTTCGGCCTCTCGCTGGGCTCGGTACTGGTACTCGCGGCCATTGGGCTTGCCATCACCTTCGGTGTCATGGGCGTGATCAACATGGCGCATGGCGAACTGATCATGCTGGGCGCCTACACCACCTGGGGTATGCAGCAGCTGCTGCCCGGGCAGCCGGGGCTGGCACTGCTGCTGTCGATTCCGGCGGGGTTTCTGGTTGCGGCGGCGGTGGGCGTCATCATCGAGCGCAGCGTCATCCAGCATCTCAAGGGGCGACCGCTGGAGACGCTTCTGGCTACCTTCGGCATCAGCCTGATCCTGCAGCAGCTGGTGCGTACCACCATCTCGCCCTTGAATCGCATCGTGGTCACGCCGGAATGGATGAGTGGCTCGCTGATGATCAACGAGGCGCTGTCACTGACGCTCAATCGCCTCTACATCATCGGCTTCGCGCTGTTCGTGTTCGCCGGCCTGATGCTGATCATGCGCCGCACCCGTCTCGGGCTGGAAGTGCGGGCGGTGACCCAGAACCGTGCCATGGCACGCTCGATGGGTATCAAGGCGACGCGTGTCGACATCATGACCTTCGCGCTGGGATCGGGTGTGGCCGGCCTTGCCGGTGTCGCGCTCTCGCAGATCACCAACGTCGGGCCGAACCTGGGCCAGAACTACATCATCGATTCCTTCATGGTGGTGGTGTTCGGCGGGGTCGGCAATCTGTGGGGCACGCTGGTGGCCGGCATGTCGCTGGGGCTGCTCAATCAGTTCCTCGAGCCCTGGGCGGGTGCGGTCCTCGCCAAGATCGTGGTGCTGGTCTTCATCATCCTGTTCATTCAAAAGCGCCCGCGGGGACTCTTCCCGCAGAAGGGCCGTGCCGCGGAGGGTTGA
- the urtA gene encoding urea ABC transporter substrate-binding protein produces MLSACVGFSLANVAQAEEGPIKVGILHSLSGTMAISESTLKDTMLMLIKKQNEKGGLLGRKLEPVVVDPASNWPLFAEKARELLAQDKVDVIFGNWTSVSRKSVLPVVEELNGLLFYPVQYEGEESSENVFYTGAAPNQQAIPAVDYLMNDVGVERWVLAGTDYVYPRTTNKILAAYLKSHGVADEDVMVNYTPFGHSNWQSIVSDIKSFGSAGKKTAVVSTINGDANVPFYRELANQGIDAEDIPVVAFSVGEQELSGIDTAPLVGHLAAWNYFMSVDSDTNYDFIDEWIAYTGKEDAVTNDPMEAHYIGFNMWMEAARKAGSVEVDAVKDAIIGVSVPNLTGGYATMMPNHHITKPVLIGEIQDNGQFSVVWQTPSTVAGDAWSDYLEGSKDLISDWRKPMECGNYNVVTHSCGAQQNVATQ; encoded by the coding sequence ATGCTGTCCGCCTGTGTCGGTTTCTCGCTGGCCAATGTCGCCCAGGCGGAAGAGGGGCCGATCAAGGTCGGCATCCTGCATTCACTGTCCGGCACCATGGCGATCAGTGAATCGACACTGAAAGACACCATGTTGATGCTGATCAAGAAGCAGAACGAGAAGGGCGGGCTGCTGGGACGCAAGCTGGAGCCCGTCGTGGTCGATCCGGCCTCCAACTGGCCGCTGTTTGCCGAGAAGGCGCGTGAACTGCTGGCGCAGGACAAGGTCGACGTGATCTTCGGCAACTGGACGTCCGTCTCGCGCAAGTCGGTGCTGCCGGTGGTCGAGGAGCTCAACGGCCTGCTGTTCTATCCGGTGCAGTATGAGGGCGAGGAGTCCTCGGAGAATGTCTTCTATACCGGGGCGGCGCCCAATCAGCAGGCGATTCCGGCAGTGGATTATCTGATGAACGATGTGGGCGTGGAGCGCTGGGTGCTGGCAGGTACGGACTATGTCTATCCGCGTACCACCAACAAGATCCTGGCCGCCTACCTCAAGTCTCACGGTGTGGCCGACGAGGATGTGATGGTCAATTACACGCCCTTCGGTCATTCCAACTGGCAGTCCATCGTCTCGGACATCAAGTCCTTCGGCAGCGCGGGCAAGAAGACCGCCGTGGTGTCCACCATCAACGGCGATGCCAATGTGCCGTTCTATCGTGAGCTGGCCAACCAGGGCATCGATGCCGAGGACATTCCGGTGGTGGCCTTCTCGGTGGGCGAGCAGGAGCTCTCGGGCATCGATACCGCACCGCTGGTCGGGCATCTCGCGGCCTGGAACTACTTCATGAGCGTGGACAGCGACACCAACTACGACTTCATCGATGAGTGGATCGCCTACACCGGCAAGGAAGATGCGGTCACCAATGATCCGATGGAAGCCCACTACATCGGCTTCAACATGTGGATGGAAGCCGCTCGCAAGGCGGGCAGTGTCGAGGTCGATGCGGTCAAGGACGCCATCATCGGCGTATCCGTCCCCAACCTGACCGGCGGTTACGCCACCATGATGCCCAACCATCACATCACCAAACCGGTGCTGATCGGCGAGATCCAGGACAACGGTCAGTTCTCCGTCGTCTGGCAGACCCCTTCCACCGTGGCAGGCGATGCCTGGTCAGACTATCTGGAAGGTTCCAAGGACCTGATCAGTGACTGGCGCAAACCGATGGAGTGCGGCAACTACAACGTCGTGACCCATTCCTGTGGGGCTCAACAGAACGTCGCCACGCAATGA
- a CDS encoding methylenetetrahydrofolate reductase C-terminal domain-containing protein, whose amino-acid sequence MYSIRLWAARHARLLELTYQAVEPVIIKLQPLWKSVGYARAEKPVARLEQACKGLLFDCQMCGQCILSSTGMSCSMNCPKNLRNGPCGGVMQNGNCEVEPDKRCVWVEAWEGSQQMKDSDTIQIVQLPVDHRLQGTSSWLRVARQAAERRENLK is encoded by the coding sequence GTGTATTCGATTCGTCTGTGGGCCGCACGTCACGCGCGACTGCTGGAGCTCACCTATCAGGCCGTCGAGCCGGTGATCATCAAACTGCAGCCGTTGTGGAAGTCCGTCGGTTACGCACGCGCCGAGAAGCCTGTCGCCAGGCTGGAGCAAGCCTGCAAGGGCTTGCTGTTTGATTGTCAGATGTGTGGCCAATGCATTCTGAGTTCGACCGGCATGTCCTGCTCCATGAACTGCCCCAAGAATCTGCGCAACGGCCCCTGCGGCGGCGTCATGCAGAATGGCAACTGTGAAGTCGAGCCGGACAAGCGTTGTGTCTGGGTGGAAGCCTGGGAAGGTAGCCAGCAAATGAAGGACAGCGACACGATCCAGATCGTGCAGTTGCCGGTGGACCATCGCCTGCAGGGCACCTCATCCTGGCTACGTGTAGCCCGTCAGGCGGCAGAGCGCCGAGAGAACCTGAAATGA
- a CDS encoding methylenetetrahydrofolate reductase, whose product MTSRLTIPDSSQLPPAERDGNVGRLERVLRSGQFAITAELAPPDSADPQEVHARAQLFAGHVDAMNATDGSGANCHMSSVAMCALLAREGHETVMQISCRDRNRIAIQGDVLGAAALGIRNLLCLTGDGVQVGDHPEAKPVFDLDSLSLLEIIAGLRDKHAFASGRSLTSAPQVFLGAAANPFAPPFAFRPHRLAKKIAAGAQFIQTQYCFDLPRFQDFMHRARDLGLLEKCFILPGVGPLASARTAEWMRRHVPGVHIPDNVLKRLKGARDQKAEGRDLCIEMIQQLREIEGVSGVHIMAHRQEALVPEIIQRAGILGARRPYTPQAPLGATPPIG is encoded by the coding sequence ATGACCTCCAGACTCACTATCCCGGACAGCTCACAGCTGCCACCTGCCGAGCGCGACGGCAACGTCGGTCGCCTGGAGCGAGTACTTCGCAGCGGTCAGTTTGCCATCACCGCCGAACTGGCGCCGCCCGACTCGGCAGACCCACAGGAGGTGCATGCCCGCGCGCAGCTGTTTGCCGGCCATGTGGATGCCATGAACGCCACCGATGGCTCGGGCGCCAACTGCCACATGTCGAGCGTGGCGATGTGTGCCCTGCTGGCCCGAGAAGGCCATGAGACGGTGATGCAGATCTCCTGTCGTGACAGAAACCGCATCGCCATCCAGGGCGATGTGCTGGGGGCCGCGGCGCTGGGCATCCGCAACCTGCTGTGCCTGACCGGCGATGGTGTGCAGGTCGGGGATCACCCCGAGGCCAAGCCGGTGTTCGACCTCGACTCCCTGTCGCTGCTGGAAATCATCGCCGGGCTGCGTGACAAGCACGCCTTCGCCAGCGGCCGGTCACTGACCTCAGCGCCTCAGGTATTTCTGGGCGCCGCCGCCAACCCCTTCGCCCCGCCCTTCGCGTTTCGCCCTCATCGACTGGCCAAGAAGATTGCTGCCGGCGCCCAGTTCATCCAGACACAGTACTGCTTCGATCTGCCGCGCTTTCAGGACTTCATGCATCGTGCTCGTGATCTGGGCCTGCTGGAGAAATGCTTCATCCTGCCCGGCGTCGGCCCGCTGGCCTCGGCACGCACCGCCGAATGGATGCGTCGCCATGTCCCCGGCGTGCATATCCCGGATAACGTGCTCAAGCGCTTGAAGGGAGCCAGGGATCAGAAGGCGGAGGGCCGTGACCTCTGCATCGAGATGATCCAGCAATTACGGGAGATCGAGGGCGTCAGCGGCGTGCATATCATGGCGCACCGTCAGGAAGCCTTAGTGCCCGAGATCATCCAGCGCGCGGGCATTCTGGGGGCGCGTAGGCCGTACACGCCGCAAGCCCCGCTGGGCGCTACACCGCCCATTGGCTGA
- a CDS encoding LysR family transcriptional regulator, whose protein sequence is MDTDLLRAFVTVAECEGFSAAGKVLHRTQSAVSLQIKRLEDQMGGALLSRTSRRVELTASGGRLLPYARHILKLQDEARQVLGVDRKNELIRLGTSEEQASTYLPELLSRFAADHPEVRLEVTCKISASLVHDFQEGLLDAVLVVRHGPTQTGRLLGRERMVWVVAEDQSLADWEVLPLALNPEGCIFRAHAFAALGRDDRQWDVRYSSQSPTGINLPVKAGLALTVKTPRSVPSGCRIVGDDEGLPPLGHVEIELHRSPGHVSDALSDFCDHLEAIVTGKGKLEEVGALEASAEVGTDSDVVTTREAATAG, encoded by the coding sequence ATGGATACCGACCTGCTTCGTGCCTTTGTCACGGTGGCCGAATGTGAAGGGTTCAGCGCCGCCGGCAAGGTGCTGCATCGCACCCAGTCTGCCGTCAGTCTGCAGATCAAGCGGCTGGAGGATCAGATGGGCGGGGCGCTGTTGTCCCGCACCAGCCGTCGGGTAGAACTCACGGCGTCGGGAGGGCGGTTGCTGCCCTATGCGCGGCACATTCTCAAGCTGCAGGATGAGGCGCGGCAGGTGCTCGGGGTCGATCGCAAGAATGAGCTCATCCGGCTGGGCACGTCGGAGGAACAGGCCAGTACCTACCTGCCCGAATTGCTGTCGCGCTTCGCCGCGGATCACCCCGAAGTGCGTCTCGAGGTGACCTGCAAGATCAGCGCCTCGCTGGTGCATGATTTTCAGGAAGGCTTGCTGGACGCAGTCCTGGTGGTGCGTCACGGGCCGACCCAGACCGGGCGGCTGTTGGGGCGCGAACGCATGGTGTGGGTAGTCGCCGAAGACCAGTCGCTTGCAGACTGGGAGGTACTGCCGCTCGCGCTCAATCCGGAAGGCTGCATCTTCCGCGCGCATGCCTTCGCCGCCTTGGGCCGGGATGATCGACAGTGGGATGTGCGTTACTCGAGCCAGTCGCCGACAGGCATCAATCTACCGGTGAAGGCCGGACTGGCACTGACCGTCAAGACACCGCGCAGCGTGCCCTCCGGCTGTCGAATCGTCGGCGATGACGAAGGCTTGCCGCCGCTTGGCCATGTGGAAATCGAGCTTCATCGCTCGCCGGGTCATGTCAGCGATGCGCTGAGTGACTTCTGCGATCATCTGGAAGCCATCGTCACCGGCAAGGGCAAGCTTGAGGAAGTCGGGGCGCTGGAGGCGAGCGCTGAGGTTGGTACCGATTCAGATGTCGTCACAACGCGTGAGGCAGCGACCGCCGGTTGA
- a CDS encoding HalD/BesD family halogenase — MNAIQQQDSDTSLDGLIDLEHYPIHRLTEARGRELMRQCREQLAQDGCVVLEGFVPQEALARLEQETERLSPLAHYNQTVTNPYNSDGDDSLPASHPRNRFDDRTNGFVAGDRIGSDTLIRQVYSHPDFQHFIASVVGMDDIHQYADPLADLVVNVLRDGCQHPWHYDTNEFIVTMMTRQSDAGGRFEYAAGIRSPEGENFEGVEKVLDGDRSRLTAIDLKPGDLQIFFGRYSLHRVTPVRGERERHTVIFAYAKEPGFIGRPERAQRIFGRMAPIHERLLKEGMQRSDNLAD; from the coding sequence ATGAACGCAATCCAGCAGCAGGACAGTGATACCTCTCTCGATGGGCTGATAGATCTTGAACACTATCCCATCCATCGACTGACAGAAGCGCGGGGTCGCGAACTGATGCGCCAATGTCGCGAACAGCTCGCGCAGGATGGCTGCGTCGTGCTGGAGGGCTTCGTGCCGCAAGAGGCGCTGGCCCGACTGGAGCAGGAAACGGAGCGTCTTTCACCGCTGGCGCACTACAACCAGACCGTCACCAACCCCTACAACAGCGACGGTGATGACTCACTGCCCGCATCGCATCCGCGCAATCGCTTCGATGATCGCACCAACGGTTTCGTGGCGGGGGACCGCATCGGCTCGGACACCTTGATTCGCCAGGTCTACTCGCATCCCGATTTCCAGCACTTCATCGCCAGCGTCGTCGGCATGGACGACATTCACCAATACGCCGACCCGCTCGCGGATCTGGTCGTCAACGTGCTGCGCGATGGCTGCCAGCATCCCTGGCACTACGACACCAACGAATTCATCGTCACCATGATGACCCGCCAGTCCGATGCGGGTGGCCGCTTCGAATACGCCGCCGGTATCCGCAGTCCCGAGGGCGAGAACTTCGAGGGCGTCGAGAAGGTGCTCGACGGAGACCGCTCGCGCCTGACCGCCATCGATCTGAAGCCGGGCGACCTGCAGATCTTCTTCGGTCGCTACTCCCTGCATCGCGTCACCCCGGTTCGCGGTGAGCGCGAACGCCATACCGTGATCTTCGCGTACGCCAAGGAGCCCGGCTTCATTGGTCGCCCTGAGCGCGCCCAGCGAATCTTCGGCCGCATGGCGCCTATCCACGAGCGCCTGCTCAAGGAAGGCATGCAGCGCAGCGACAACCTGGCGGACTGA